GATAACGTGTCTTCATTCATCGAGGAAGTCAAACAAGGCAAGCAGAAGCTGTTCGGGTACGGCCACCGCTCGTACAAGGGAATGGATCCACGCGTGCAGTTTATCCAGAAACTCGTCTGCGATCTCAAACTCGACTCTGCAGCAAACCCATTGCTGAAAATCGCCGAGAGAATCGAGCAGGTTGCATCGGGGGATGAGTGGTTTGCGCGTCGTGGATTGTATCCCAATGCGGATTTTTACGGGCATTTCGTGCTTTCCGGGTGGTATGTCATTTGGATTATATGTGAAGGAGCAGAAAGATCCGACTAACGCTTGTAGTGGCTTCGAGGCTGATATCATCCCGGCAGCCATGTTGGCTCAGCGTGTCGTGGGTATCATGGCCCATTGGCGGGAATATATGCGTAAGTAGTGATCCTGGCTATCTCGGTGATTTAAGCCTAACGATTGTTGCTCTATACAGTGACAGGGGGGAAATTGTTCCGGCCTTCGCATATCTATACAGGAGATGAGGGGGAGAGAAAAAACCTGGAGCATCACCTGTAGTTATTCTTCGTATACTGCGCACACAGTGGATAGCAAGTCAAGATGTCCGAATCAAATGAGAATACTCCTCTGCTCTCTCCATATTCCGTCTTCACTTCGTCCGAAAAACGTCTTCTTATCCTCACAGCGGCTCTAGCATCGAGCTTTTCTCCCTTTTCAGCTAATATCTACTATCCCTCGCTCAACTCTATTGCCCGAGATCTCCATGTCTCCAGCTCGCAGATAAacctcaccatcaccacctaCATGGTATCCTCCTAGTTGCCACTGGTCCCCTGAACGCTAGCTAATGAACAGATCTGCCAAGGCCTCGCCCCAGCCTTCATGGGCTCTCTAGCCGACCAAGCCGGCCGCCGCCCGGCCTACCTTCTCTGCTTCACCATCTACATCGCCGGTAACATCGCTCTCGCCCTACAACACAGCTACCCAGCTTTGCTTATTCTCCGCGCCGTGCAGAGCTGCGGGAGTAGTGGCACCGTAGCGCTAGCGTCCGCCGTTGCCGCAGATGTAATCACCTCTGCCGAACGGGGCATGTACATGGGAATTGCATCGTTGGGGAATATCCTCGCGCCGTCACTGGGGCCGATACTGGGCGGTGTTCTTAGTCAGTATTTGGGATGGCAGGCGGTGTTCTGGTTTTTAGGGGTTATGGCAGTATTGTTTTTTGTGCCATTAGTTCTGTTTTTCCCCGAGACTTGTCGGAGGATTGTGGGGGATGGGTCTGTCCAGGCGAGGGGTTGGAATCGGTCGGTCTTCAACTGGTGGAAGGGGCGTGGTCACCCTCTGAGCGATGGAACTGATAGTGAGCTTCGTCGACCGAAGATAACATTTCCCAATCCGCTTGGTACGCTGCGCCTTCTATTTCATCGACCTACCGGATTCGTGCTTTTGGCAAATGGCATCATCTATGCCAGCTACTATTCCGTCACTGCTGGACTACCGGTGCAGTTCCATGAGCTGTATGATCTACAAGACTTGGGTATCGGCCTAAGCTTTATTCCAGCTGGATTAGGCTCGCTTTTCAGTGCTACAGTGAACGGAATGCTAGTGGACTGGAACTATCGCCGCATGCGAATAAGGATGGGGTTACCAGTAACCAGGGACCAGAAGCAAGATCACGGTGAATTCCCAATCGAGCGGACCAGATTGCAGATTGGCCTGCCCATGATGGTATTTCTCCCCTCTTCTATTAGTATCTATGAAcgaagttgatgaagagtagctcgcagcagcagcaactgtCGGATCCTACGGCTGGATTCTCTCTCTACATCCACCACTAGCTGTCAGTCTAACACTAGTCTTCCTCATATCGCTTTTTATAACAGCCGCGTACAACGTTCTCAACGTCCTCATCGTCGACCTGTACTATACCACGCCCGCGACAGCCATGGCGGCGAATAACCTGGTGCGGTGCTTTTTGGGTGCTGCAGCGACGGCAATAGTGCACCCACTGAGCAGCCGGTGGGGAATTGGATGGACATATTCGGCCGTTGGGATGGCGATGCTGCTGGCAAGTCCGTTGTTGGGGCTGGTTTATTCAAGGGGATTGCAGTGGCGGGTTTGTAGAGAATGAATTAAATTGCCGATGTGTGACATCGGGGGTATATGTCAATTGTCTCGATTCAAATAAAGGGATTCAAGATATCCCTTTCTTCAT
This Aspergillus chevalieri M1 DNA, chromosome 3, nearly complete sequence DNA region includes the following protein-coding sequences:
- a CDS encoding putative MFS efflux transporter (COG:G;~EggNog:ENOG410Q1AH;~InterPro:IPR020846,IPR011701,IPR036259;~PFAM:PF07690;~TransMembrane:6 (i12-30o42-63i70-89o101-121i186-207o219-242i);~go_function: GO:0022857 - transmembrane transporter activity [Evidence IEA];~go_process: GO:0055085 - transmembrane transport [Evidence IEA]) → MGSLADQAGRRPAYLLCFTIYIAGNIALALQHSYPALLILRAVQSCGSSGTVALASAVAADVITSAERGMYMGIASLGNILAPSLGPILGGVLSQYLGWQAVFWFLGVMAVLFFVPLVLFFPETCRRIVGDGSVQARGWNRSVFNWWKGRGHPLSDGTDSELRRPKITFPNPLGTLRLLFHRPTGFVLLANGIIYASYYSVTAGLPVQFHELYDLQDLGIGLSFIPAGLGSLFSATVNGMLVDWNYRRMRIRMGLPVTRDQKQDHGEFPIERTRLQIGLPMMQQQLSDPTAGFSLYIHH